The following nucleotide sequence is from Paenibacillus andongensis.
GAGTTGTTCTTTCAGACCAAGTGTGTAGTTTCCACGGCCGTCAAAAGCCTTGTTGGAAATACCACGGAAGTCACGTACACGTGGAAGTGATACGTTGAAAAGTTTATCCAAGAAATGATACATGCGCTCGCCGCGAAGAGTTACTTTCACGCCGATTGGCATATTTTCACGAAGTTTGAAACCCGCAATCGCTTTTTTGGATTTTGTTACAACTGGTTTTTGACCAGCGATTTTTTGAAGATCTTCTACTGCAGTGTCAAGTACTTTGGAGTTCGATACAGCCTCACCAACACCCATGTTGATAACGATTTTCTCGATTTTAGGAACTTGCATTACTGTAGAGTAGTTAAACTTTTGAATTAACGCTGGAGTAATTTCGTTCAAATAACGATCTTTCAGTCTTACTGCCATGACTCATTTGCCTCCTTTCCATGCTTGTTTGTATTAGTCGATAA
It contains:
- the rplE gene encoding 50S ribosomal protein L5, with the translated sequence MAVRLKDRYLNEITPALIQKFNYSTVMQVPKIEKIVINMGVGEAVSNSKVLDTAVEDLQKIAGQKPVVTKSKKAIAGFKLRENMPIGVKVTLRGERMYHFLDKLFNVSLPRVRDFRGISNKAFDGRGNYTLGLKEQLIFPEIEYDKVDKVRGMDIVIVTTAKSDEEARELLTQLGAPFVK